From one Chryseobacterium sp. 3008163 genomic stretch:
- the rocD gene encoding ornithine--oxo-acid transaminase, translating to MSTTEQTKNSQYFIELEEKHGAHNYHPLPVVLDKGEGVFVWDVEGKKYYDFLSAYSAVNQGHSHPKIVEALVNQAKKLALTSRAFYNSSLGEYEKKITTLFDFDKVLPMNSGAEAVETAVKLARKWSYEVKGIAENAAKIVVCENNFHGRTTTIVSFSNDPDANKNYGPFTPGFVKIPYNDLAALEEVLKNDASNIAAFLVEPIQGEAGVYVPDENFLKDASELCKKHNVLFIADEVQTGIARTGRLIACHHENVQPDILILGKALSGGMYPVSAVLANDEIMNVIKPGQHGSTFGGNPIACAVAIAALDVVEDEKLSERAEELGQLFRSEIEKVIEKSDLITKVRGKGLLNAILINDTPESSTAWNLCLKLKENGLLAKPTHGNIIRLAPPLVITEEQLLDCVKIIEKTVLEY from the coding sequence ATGTCAACAACAGAACAAACAAAAAATTCACAATACTTCATCGAGCTCGAAGAAAAACATGGCGCACACAACTACCATCCGCTTCCTGTGGTTTTAGATAAAGGAGAAGGTGTATTTGTTTGGGACGTTGAAGGCAAAAAATATTATGATTTCCTTTCAGCTTATTCAGCTGTTAATCAAGGACATTCTCATCCAAAAATTGTGGAAGCTTTAGTTAATCAGGCTAAAAAATTAGCTTTAACGTCAAGAGCATTTTACAATTCAAGTTTGGGAGAATACGAGAAAAAAATCACTACCCTATTCGATTTTGACAAAGTTTTACCAATGAATTCCGGAGCTGAAGCGGTGGAAACTGCAGTGAAATTAGCCAGAAAATGGAGCTATGAAGTAAAAGGAATTGCTGAAAATGCAGCAAAAATTGTAGTTTGTGAAAATAATTTCCACGGAAGAACAACTACAATCGTTTCTTTCTCAAATGATCCTGATGCAAATAAAAACTACGGTCCTTTCACACCGGGATTCGTAAAAATTCCGTACAATGACCTTGCAGCTTTAGAAGAAGTTCTGAAAAATGATGCATCAAATATTGCAGCATTTTTAGTGGAGCCAATTCAAGGGGAAGCTGGAGTTTACGTTCCGGACGAAAACTTCTTGAAAGATGCTTCTGAACTATGTAAAAAGCACAACGTTCTTTTCATTGCAGATGAAGTTCAAACCGGAATTGCAAGAACTGGTCGCTTAATTGCCTGTCATCACGAAAATGTACAACCCGATATTTTAATTTTAGGAAAAGCCCTTTCGGGAGGAATGTATCCTGTTTCTGCAGTTTTGGCGAATGACGAAATCATGAATGTTATCAAACCGGGACAGCACGGTTCAACTTTCGGAGGAAACCCAATTGCTTGTGCAGTTGCCATTGCCGCTTTAGATGTTGTAGAAGACGAAAAACTTTCAGAAAGAGCGGAAGAGCTGGGTCAATTATTCAGATCTGAAATTGAAAAAGTGATTGAGAAATCTGATTTGATTACCAAAGTAAGAGGAAAAGGTTTGTTAAATGCAATTTTAATCAACGATACACCGGAAAGTTCAACTGCCTGGAATCTTTGTTTAAAATTAAAAGAAAACGGATTATTAGCAAAGCCAACCCACGGAAACATTATCAGATTGGCTCCGCCATTGGTCATTACAGAAGAACAATTGTTGGATTGTGTGAAGATTATTGAAAAAACAGTTTTAGAATATTAA
- a CDS encoding glycosyltransferase family 4 protein, with translation MAKILIDLERLRYPNSGIANVFKNLTKGLQKNNTEFEISYFGNREQLSAYEPCLKSIFWNKTHKFFERFSGQFDLIHVSHQLSSYFHRNYKDSLKIVTLHDLNFLHENLSDSKRRKMLGKVRSNLKNADYVVCISEYAKQDLLKNKNLFNFTKLKDVVVIHNGIQLPEDKKYDLGKYQDFQTKKYILNIGVLFDKKNQLSLIEMLPYIEEDLVLIASDEKLPYADVVRKRIKDLKLSNRVHFLKNISEEEKYALIQNCEAMCHPSIAEGFGIPPIEAMAFGKPVFLSKYTSLPEIGGEAAFYFDNFDAHSMAHLFNEKMNFYHQNKEQISLEIKNWTKQYSYTVMSNNYLDFYKKILSENS, from the coding sequence ATGGCAAAGATTTTAATTGACCTTGAGCGTCTTAGGTATCCCAATTCCGGAATCGCAAATGTTTTCAAAAATCTTACTAAAGGTTTACAGAAAAATAATACAGAATTTGAAATATCTTATTTTGGCAACCGAGAGCAACTAAGTGCTTACGAACCTTGTTTAAAATCTATCTTCTGGAATAAGACTCATAAGTTTTTTGAACGTTTCAGTGGGCAATTTGATTTGATTCATGTAAGTCATCAGCTGTCGTCTTATTTTCATAGGAACTATAAGGATTCGCTTAAAATAGTTACTCTGCATGACCTGAATTTCCTGCATGAAAATCTAAGCGATTCTAAAAGGAGAAAAATGCTGGGTAAGGTGAGAAGCAACTTAAAAAATGCCGATTATGTAGTTTGCATTTCCGAATACGCCAAACAAGATTTACTTAAAAACAAAAATCTTTTTAACTTCACTAAGCTTAAGGATGTTGTGGTTATTCACAATGGTATTCAGCTTCCGGAAGATAAAAAATATGATTTAGGAAAATATCAGGATTTTCAAACAAAAAAATATATTCTGAATATTGGTGTTTTATTTGATAAAAAAAATCAATTAAGCCTTATCGAAATGCTTCCTTACATTGAAGAAGATTTGGTTTTAATTGCTTCAGATGAAAAACTACCTTATGCTGATGTTGTAAGAAAAAGAATTAAAGATTTAAAATTATCTAATAGAGTTCACTTTCTTAAAAATATTTCTGAGGAAGAAAAATATGCTCTTATACAAAACTGCGAGGCAATGTGTCATCCATCTATTGCAGAAGGTTTCGGGATTCCGCCAATTGAGGCAATGGCATTTGGTAAGCCTGTTTTCCTTTCAAAATATACAAGTCTACCCGAGATAGGAGGAGAAGCCGCATTTTACTTTGATAATTTTGATGCTCATTCGATGGCTCATCTTTTCAATGAGAAAATGAATTTTTATCATCAAAATAAAGAACAAATAAGTCTGGAAATAAAAAATTGGACAAAACAATATAGTTATACTGTTATGTCCAATAATTATCTTGATTTTTATAAGAAAATTCTAAGTGAAAATTCTTAA